AACTGACTCTAGATCAGCAGTCCAGTGTGAATACAGTAGtcctgtggctcagttggtacagcatggtgaATGGGTCCCAATGGGACCACCGGCATGAAAGATGTATCCACACATAATAAGTCACTTTGGTTAAAAGTGTTTCTAAATGGCGTATCTTATGATAGAATGATATCACTTAGTTGGACTATACAGGTCCAGATATACAGGGTTTATGTCAAacttgtgttcaggtcttcttggttctgggtttggtgtgttcaggtcttcttggttctgggtttgttgtgttcaggtcctctttgttctgggtttgttgtgtgtgttcaggtcctcttggttctgggtttgttgtgttcaggtcctattggttctgggtttgttgtgttcaggtcctcttggttctgggtttgttgtgttcaggtactcttggttctgggtttgttgtgttcaggtcctcttggttctgggtttgttgtgttcaggtcctcttggttctgggtttgttgtgttcaggtcctattggttctgggtttgttgtgttcaggtcctcttggttctgggtttgttgtgttcaggtactcttggttctgggtttggtGAGTTCATGTCTTCTTGGTTcagggtttgttgtgttcaggtcttctggGTTTGTTGACTCTACTATAGTTCTCAGAAAAGTCCTCCTCAGCTGCTTGTGCTGCCGTGGGtctgaaagagagaaacagaaatgtAACAGTCTGCATCCACTAAAAACCTTCATATACTCGTTTTAGTGCATTACTTTGACCAAGGCCTATatggctctggtgaaaagtagtgcactaaattgggaatagggttccatttggaacacatacCAGTTCCTCAAAACCACCACACTCTCATTCATTGTTGGGTTTGTAAGGAAATGCCATTACTAGTGGCCACTAGGGGTCAACTCTTTCTCTTATTAATGACGTCATGGTCTTCTCGTCCAATAAGCAGCGGCATATGAATGAGCTGTAATCAAGAATAAAGCTTGTTTACAACCAAATCTAGAAACATAAGTAACTGGAATGTTATAGGAGGGTCAGATTTTCTTTGGGCGAATTCACTCGTTTTTGAGAAACTATCCCCAACCATCTattcacttcctcatcctcgttGTTCAGGAAGTGGGCTCCAAAAACACCCCCCGAAAAAAACTTTTAGGAACTAAAAAGCTCTAAGTAGTCTATAGTGATGCATGTCTTCAGATGTTGTACACATAAAATGTGTCTTTCTGAACTTAATCTGTAACGTTATGTTCCATGTTGTTGAGACTTGAACGATGCTTCTGGTCCGTTCTACCAGCCTGATACATGGAGAATAGAACAGTTGGACGGAGAAACAGCAGGAGTCACACAAAACGGAATATACCGTTGTGGATACAGTTCAGAATGACACAATGTCATGTGTACAACtgcaacatctaaagacctgcatcactatactgagatATTTCTGTTTCGAAAAGGATGGatttgggtgtttttggagcatttgttcatgttttttcaGAGCCTCCGTACTGCACaacgaggatgaggaagtgaatTGCTGGTTTCCCTAAAACAAGTGAAATTGCAAAAAAAGGTGTCTGGACCCTTCTGGGAACATGGCATTTAGATACAAAATAGACATTTGGTTGTAAAAAAGCATATTTCTCCTTTAATGTGGTGTATTCACAATACTCCAGACATGTCTCTATGTTATTTTAATGCAGACTATGCTCACCGGGTGGCAGCACTGGGGAGGTTGAATTTCACAGCATCGTACTGGACATCCTGTTTCTGGGGTTTACACAGCTGgacggtggagtacagaggcactTCCTGGTTTTTGGAGTGAGAGAAGTGGACTCTGGCATAGTGAATGTCATCCTGGTCGACTGTGGCTGCTGTCTGTGCTGCAGTAGGGGCTGTGGACATGCTTGAGACGTTTTCATACACTGGACTAGAGTCTCCCTGGTGGGAAGAGGACAGACAACATGATGAGTAGAAATGTTCCTCAAAGCAATACACATAATCTGATAGTAACAGACTCAGCTGTACATGCTCTgtttccaacagactcacctgtacattctctgattccaacagactcacctgtacattctctgattccaacagactcacctgtacattctctgattccaacagactcacctgtacattctctgtttccaacagactcacctgtacattctctgattccaacagactcacctgtacattctctgatagtaacagactcacctgtacattctctgatagTAACAGACTCACTTGTACATTCTCTGATagtaacagactcacctgtacattctctgattccaaccgactcacctgtacattctctgattccaacagactcacctgtacattctctgattccaacggactcacctgtacattccctgtttccaacagactcacctgtacattctctgattccaaccgactcacctgtacattctctgattccaacagactcacctgtacattcactgattccaacagactcacctgtacattctctgattccaacagactcatCTGAACATTCTCTGATagtaacagactcacctgtacattctatgtttccaacagactcacctgtacattctctgatagtaacagactcacctgtacattctctgatagTAACAGACTCACTTGTACATTCTCTGATAGTAACAGACTCACTTGTACATTCTCTGATagtaacagactcacctgtacattctctgattccaacagactcacctgtacattctctgattccaacagactcacctgtacattctctgattccaacagactcacctgtacattctctgtttccaacagactcacctgtacattctctgattccaacagactcacctgtacattctctgattccaacagactcacctgtacattctctgattccaacagactcacctgtacattctctgattccaacagactcacctgtacattctctgattccaacagactcacctgtacattctctgtttccaacagactcacctgtacattctctgattccaacagactcacctgtacattctctgatagtaacagactcacctgtacattctctgatagTAACAGACTCACTTGTACATTCTCTGATagtaacagactcacctgtacattctctgattccaaccgactcacctgtacattctctgattccaacagactcacctgtacattctctgattccaacggactcacctgtacattccctgtttccaacagactcacctgtacattctctgattccaaccgactcacctgtacattctctgattccaacagactcacctgtacattcactgattccaacagactcacctgtacattctctgattccaacagactcacctgtacattctctgattccaacagactcatCTGTACATTCTCTGATAGTAACAGACTCACCTATACATTCTATgtttccaacagactcacctgtacattctctgatagtaacagactcacctgtacattatctgattccaacagactcacctgtacattatctgattccaacagactcacctgtacattctctgattccaacagactcacctgtacattctctgattccaacagactcacctgtacattctctgattccaacagactcacctgtacattctctgattccaacagactcacctgtacattctctgatagtaacagactcacctgtacattctctgatagtaacagactcacctgtacattctctgatgtGTCTCTTGTGTCAGAGGTGGATTTGGAGGCCTTCTTCCTGGTTTACACATTAATTAATACATTTATTATTGAACGAATCAATGAACAAAGTAATTTAATAAAAAAGAGTTGGAGTGAAATAATTTTTAAAAGAATCTCTCACCTGAACCACAtgagtccagagagacagaggatgagaaCCAGAACCACTGTGATTCCTACAGCTGCAGTCAGGACTGAGGTCTGTTTCACTATAATAAAATAGGGATGATATGGGAACAACAGTACAATATTGGTTAACTGATCTAATCTGAATGTATATATAATTATAACACAAAGTATGATAAGCCAAAGTACAATTATTAATATTAGCTTGAAACATAATTTTGTGTTGAAATATATAAGATGGAACTTCACCTGGTAAAATGATCATCAGAGCTGTAGAGTTCCTAGATCCTCTTCTATTCCAGGCCTCACAGTGGTAATGTCCACTGTCCACTGACTTGAAGTTACTGATGTTATACATCTGTCCACAtccatttagaaaagtctcattTTGAAAGTACCAGGTGTATTTGTCCACAGGTGggttggcatcactgctgcaggtcagagtcactgaactgccctccactatttcaccagagggactgactgacactgagggGTTCTTTGGTTTATCTGATGTAAAATACCAAATGTTTTGTCAAAGTAATATTAattagtaaaaaaatatatttttgttctgtaatGATTGATAAAGTAAGAGGTCTCTTTTGCCTGAATACATGATACTTGCTAAGTAGAATATTgtactattgtactgtactcacacactgcaggagagctgcgatggccttttacagcacagAAGTAGCTGTCTGCATCCTCACTGCTGATGGAGTACATGGGGGAGGAGACATCTTGTACATTCTGTCCattcttgtaccagatgtaggtggggttgtcagtcagagtacaggtggtgctacaggtcagtgtcttctgtccctctgcagcaggagtcaccttcacctgcagACCTGAAACAATATGTATAAAACCACATACACCTCTGTGTTAACAGGATGGTTAATATATTTATCCTGTAATTCATTATGATTTACAGTTGTATCATACAGTGTAGTAttacctgtgacagacagagttGTTCCTGGGAAACTATGACCCCATTCAAAGTTGTGTGTTTTAAAAGTGAAGCGATACTCAGCTGAGTCCTCCTCTCTCAgatctgtgattctcagggtgaAGGGACCTCTGTATGTTCCAGTGTACTCCACACGACCTGCATACCCTGGGTCTGTGGTTAGGTCTTCAGGGGTCGACTTATCACTTCTAAACCAGAATGATGATCTGGTGTAATAATAACCAACATAAGTACAGGATatgtccactgttgaccccttcaagacACAGATTCTCCTCTTGGTGTAAGTCACTCTGTAGCAGCTCTGACCCTGAACACCTGAAACATAAAGAGGACATCATTTACACAGTGGAATCGTGAGCTTCACTAATCTAAAGTAGTTAAGCCATCCTGTCTTGTCAAAGTGTTGCAGTCACAACTGT
The sequence above is drawn from the Oncorhynchus masou masou isolate Uvic2021 unplaced genomic scaffold, UVic_Omas_1.1 unplaced_scaffold_4140, whole genome shotgun sequence genome and encodes:
- the LOC135534914 gene encoding B-cell receptor CD22-like, with protein sequence MYSISSEDADSYFCAVKGHRSSPAVYKPKNPSVSVSPSGEIVEGSSVTLTCSSDANPPVDKYTWYFQNETFLNGCGQMYNISNFKSVDSGHYHCEAWNRRGSRNSTALMIILPVKQTSVLTAAVGITVVLVLILCLSGLMWFRKKASKSTSDTRDTSENVQGDSSPVYENVSSMSTAPTAAQTAATVDQDDIHYARVHFSHSKNQEVPLYSTVQLCKPQKQDVQYDAVKFNLPSAATRPTAAQAAEEDFSENYSRVNKPRRPEHNKP